The following are from one region of the Falco biarmicus isolate bFalBia1 chromosome 1, bFalBia1.pri, whole genome shotgun sequence genome:
- the CTSO gene encoding cathepsin O yields the protein MAGSGGGPRRPLRVLALLCCLLRAGTCALLPPAGTRPGEEGGGSQGRPPWDGSGREKEAAAALRESAKRIRLLNSSSKDNTTAFYGINQFSHLFPEEFKAIYLRSIPRKLPRYVKLPKREEKPLPKKFDWRDKKVIAEVRNQRTCGGCWAFSVVGSIESAYAIKGNNLEELSIQQVIDCSYNNYGCSGGSTVSALSWLNQTKVKLVRDSEYTFKAQTGLCHYFGHSDFGVSITGFAAYDFSGQEEEMMRMLVNWGPLAVTVDAVSWQDYLGGIIQYHCSSGRANHAVLITGFDRTGSIPYWIVQNSWGPTWGIDGYVHVKIGGNICGIADTVSSVFV from the exons ATGGCGGGTAGCGGCGGtggcccccgccgccccctgaGGGTGTTGGCGCTTCTTTGCTGCCTGTTGCGGGCCGGCACCTGCGCCCTCCTGCCGCCGGCAGGCACCCGGCCCGGGGAGGAGGGCGGCGGCAGTCAGGGCCGCCCTCCGTGGGACGGAAGCGGCCGGGAGAAAGAAGCGGCGGCAGCCCTCCGG gaaagtGCTAAAAGAATTAGGTTACTGAATTCATCATCAAAAGATAATACAACTGCTTTCTATGGAATAAATCAGTTTTCTCACCTGTTTCCTGAAGAGTTCAAAG CTATTTACTTAAGAAGCATACCTCGCAAACTTCCCAGATACGTGAAATTGccaaagagagaggaaaaacctTTGCCAAAGAAGTTTGACTGGAGGGATAAGAAAGTCATTGCAGAAGTGAGAAATCAGCGGACA TGTGGAGGCTGCTGGGCTTTCAGCGTTGTGGGTAGTATAGAGTCTGCCTATGCAATTAAAGGAAATAACCTGGAAGAACTCAGCATACAGCAGGTTATTGACTGTTCATACAATAATTATGGCTGCAGCGGGGGATCCACTGTTAGTGCTTTGAGTTGGCTGAACCAG ACAAAAGTAAAACTCGTGAGAGATTCAGAATATACTTTCAAAGCTCAGACAGGACTGTGCCATTATTTTGGTCACTCAGATTTTGGAGTTTCAATAACGGGATTTGCTGCATATGACTTCAG CGGtcaagaagaagaaatgatgAGGATGCTTGTTAACTGGGGCCCTTTGGCAGTAACAGTAGATGCGGTTAGCTGGCAGGATTATCTTGGTGGGATCATACAATATCACTGCTCCAGTGGAAGAGCAAATCACGCTGTTCTTATCACTGGTTTTGACAGAACAG GTAGCATCCCTTACTGGATTGTACAGAACTCTTGGGGGCCTACATGGGGAATAGATGGCTATGTTCATGTTAAGATAGGCGGCAATATCTGTG GTATAGCAGATACAGTTTCATCAGTATTTGTTTGA